One Leptospira kirschneri serovar Cynopteri str. 3522 CT DNA segment encodes these proteins:
- the pnp gene encoding polyribonucleotide nucleotidyltransferase — protein MTHTISGQYGRDTIVLETGNWAKQAHGAVVYKSGNLVLLATVCAAEEAKEGQDFFPLTCEYTEKLYSVGRFPGGYFKREAKPPEHEILISRIIDRPIRPLFPEGYFCEVQLQVQVLSADGNVSVAGHALNAASAALAVSDIPFNGPIAGARIGRVNGELILNPTTKEILNSDLDIVVAGTKTHIVMIEGEAKELNNEEMISALRFAQKHIAEFVTLQEEYSKKIGVIKREVNLKVRDVELLSKVKEYAFAKLTAANQTPDKTARNKEISNVNKEVIEFFKSTVEDSDKIKDIKAYLHELEYEIVREQVLTKGTRFDGRKLDEIRSISVEINPLPGPHGSAVFTRGQTQSLGVVTLGTGSDNQRYETLEGQKEKSFMLHYNFPAFSVGEVRRSSGPGRREIGHGNLAERALKLVLPKPDEFPYVIRVVSEILESNGSSSMASVCSGSLALMAAGVPIRGSVSGIAMGLFSDSSGKYAVLSDIAGLEDHFGDMDCKIAGTRKGITAFQMDLKVTGVSFDVLESVFEQAQKGRFHILDIMEKHISKASATLAGTAPRIIVRNIPKDRIGELIGPGGKNVRGISELTGAELYIEDDGKVTISGSDQESAEKAAKMVDGFFAEVEVGKIYEGKVKRIADFGAFVEILPGKEGLCHISKIDFKRVNSVKDIVKEGDIIRVKVLNVDKTGKIDLSRKDALEE, from the coding sequence ATGACACACACAATTTCCGGCCAGTATGGCCGAGATACGATCGTTTTAGAAACTGGAAACTGGGCAAAACAAGCACACGGGGCCGTTGTTTATAAATCTGGAAATTTAGTTTTACTGGCTACCGTATGTGCTGCCGAGGAAGCAAAAGAAGGACAGGATTTTTTTCCACTGACTTGTGAATATACTGAAAAACTTTATTCAGTCGGTCGCTTTCCAGGTGGTTATTTTAAAAGAGAAGCCAAACCCCCGGAACATGAAATTTTAATTTCCAGGATCATAGACAGGCCGATTCGTCCTTTATTTCCAGAAGGTTATTTCTGCGAAGTACAACTTCAAGTTCAGGTACTTTCTGCAGATGGGAATGTTTCCGTTGCAGGACATGCTTTAAATGCTGCCAGTGCTGCATTAGCAGTTTCTGATATTCCTTTTAATGGACCAATTGCAGGCGCAAGAATTGGTAGAGTCAACGGAGAATTGATTCTAAATCCTACTACTAAAGAAATTTTAAATTCCGATTTGGATATAGTAGTTGCTGGAACTAAAACTCATATCGTAATGATTGAGGGAGAAGCGAAAGAACTAAACAACGAAGAAATGATCTCCGCTCTTCGTTTTGCTCAAAAACATATCGCAGAATTTGTAACTCTTCAGGAAGAATACTCTAAAAAAATCGGAGTTATTAAACGCGAAGTTAACTTGAAAGTCCGGGACGTAGAACTTCTTTCTAAAGTAAAAGAATACGCGTTTGCAAAACTAACTGCAGCGAATCAAACTCCGGATAAAACTGCTCGTAATAAAGAAATTTCTAATGTAAATAAAGAAGTAATAGAATTTTTCAAAAGTACGGTTGAGGACTCTGACAAGATCAAGGATATAAAAGCATATCTTCACGAGTTAGAATATGAGATCGTAAGAGAACAAGTTCTTACAAAAGGAACTCGTTTTGATGGTAGAAAGTTAGACGAAATCCGTTCCATCTCTGTGGAAATCAATCCTCTTCCGGGTCCTCATGGTTCTGCGGTTTTTACGAGAGGTCAGACTCAGTCTTTGGGAGTTGTGACTTTAGGGACCGGCTCTGACAATCAAAGATACGAAACTTTGGAAGGCCAGAAAGAAAAATCTTTCATGTTACATTATAATTTCCCTGCATTTTCTGTGGGGGAAGTTCGTAGATCTTCCGGTCCGGGTAGAAGAGAAATCGGTCATGGAAATCTCGCCGAACGCGCGTTAAAGCTTGTTCTTCCTAAGCCGGATGAGTTTCCTTATGTGATTCGGGTAGTATCTGAAATTTTAGAATCCAACGGTTCTAGTTCTATGGCTTCTGTTTGTTCTGGTTCTTTGGCTCTTATGGCTGCAGGTGTTCCGATTCGGGGAAGCGTTTCTGGAATTGCAATGGGGCTTTTTTCAGATTCTTCCGGTAAGTATGCAGTTTTATCCGATATTGCGGGTCTGGAAGACCATTTCGGAGATATGGATTGTAAAATCGCCGGAACCAGAAAAGGGATCACGGCGTTTCAAATGGATTTGAAAGTGACCGGTGTTAGCTTTGACGTTCTGGAAAGTGTTTTCGAACAAGCACAGAAAGGTAGATTTCATATTTTGGATATTATGGAGAAACATATATCCAAGGCTTCCGCGACGTTAGCCGGAACTGCACCTCGTATCATCGTTAGAAATATTCCTAAAGATAGAATCGGAGAATTGATCGGACCAGGTGGTAAAAACGTTCGAGGGATCAGCGAACTTACCGGAGCCGAACTTTATATAGAAGACGATGGAAAAGTGACTATTTCTGGTTCCGACCAAGAGTCGGCAGAAAAAGCGGCCAAGATGGTGGACGGTTTTTTTGCAGAAGTAGAAGTAGGAAAAATCTACGAAGGAAAAGTAAAACGAATCGCTGATTTCGGTGCATTTGTGGAAATTCTTCCGGGTAAAGAAGGTCTTTGTCATATTTCCAAGATCGATTTTAAAAGAGTAAACTCGGTCAAAGACATAGTCAAAGAAGGTGACATTATTCGAGTGAAAGTTTTAAACGTAGATAAAACCGGTAAAATTGATCTTTCCAGAAAAGACGCTCTCGAAGAATAA
- a CDS encoding M16 family metallopeptidase, whose product MQEPSQIVHKKVLPGGITVLFQKAPHTVSASAGVFVRVGSRHESSKNAGYCHFLEHMLFKDTAKRSAKQQAEDIERVGGFTNAATSREYTYFHVTVAGKHIGIGLELLAEMIYEPLLKQSDIDNEAGVILEELQGYEDSPEDYIHDFYYQNFFPKNSLGRDIIGTRESVSGVTHKSILEFYDTYYHTENMFLSISGNFEPDVIFTIAAKYFNRTRVKKREGNSFSLPKKKWGYFPKKKKLEQVYFILGGEGFAREFHNASSASLFTHILGGGTSSRLFQKVREEKGLCYHITAYPSSYADVGINSIVCSTSKEKFITCLETISDEIKSVLDHGISEKELLDAQTNHEGTLSISYEQTESRMNTIALMELYYGRNYSYEERVKEIYSITLEDLNMFARSVFGIPKLHLSALGNLGLKEEKAVQRIFSL is encoded by the coding sequence GTGCAGGAACCTTCACAGATAGTTCATAAAAAAGTTCTACCTGGCGGAATAACTGTTCTTTTTCAAAAAGCCCCTCATACCGTTAGCGCGTCTGCCGGGGTTTTTGTTCGAGTTGGTTCCAGACACGAATCCTCTAAAAACGCGGGTTATTGTCACTTTTTAGAGCATATGCTCTTTAAAGACACCGCTAAACGTTCTGCAAAACAACAAGCAGAAGATATAGAAAGAGTAGGTGGTTTTACAAATGCAGCCACCTCGAGAGAATATACTTACTTTCACGTTACCGTCGCAGGAAAACATATCGGTATCGGCTTGGAATTGTTAGCCGAAATGATCTATGAACCTTTGCTTAAGCAATCTGATATAGACAATGAAGCGGGTGTTATTTTGGAGGAACTTCAAGGTTATGAGGATTCTCCTGAAGATTATATCCACGATTTTTACTATCAGAATTTTTTTCCTAAAAATTCTTTAGGGCGCGATATTATAGGTACGAGAGAATCTGTTTCCGGTGTTACTCATAAAAGTATATTAGAATTTTATGATACATATTATCATACGGAGAATATGTTTCTTTCTATTTCTGGAAACTTTGAACCAGACGTAATTTTTACGATTGCCGCCAAATATTTCAATAGAACCAGAGTTAAAAAAAGGGAAGGAAATTCATTTTCCTTACCTAAGAAAAAATGGGGTTATTTCCCGAAAAAGAAAAAGCTGGAACAGGTTTATTTTATTTTAGGTGGAGAAGGATTTGCTAGAGAATTTCATAACGCTTCTTCTGCGAGTTTATTTACTCATATCCTGGGCGGAGGAACTTCTTCCAGACTCTTTCAGAAAGTGAGAGAAGAAAAAGGGCTTTGTTATCATATTACTGCTTATCCTTCTTCTTATGCTGATGTTGGAATCAATAGTATCGTTTGTTCCACTTCTAAGGAAAAATTCATTACCTGTTTAGAAACAATTTCGGACGAAATCAAATCGGTTTTGGATCACGGAATTTCGGAGAAAGAACTTTTAGACGCTCAGACTAATCATGAAGGCACTCTTTCGATTAGTTATGAACAAACCGAATCTCGTATGAATACAATCGCCTTAATGGAGTTATACTATGGTCGCAATTATTCTTATGAGGAAAGGGTGAAGGAAATTTATTCTATTACTTTAGAAGATTTGAATATGTTTGCCAGGTCCGTTTTTGGAATTCCTAAACTACATCTTTCAGCGCTCGGAAATTTGGGTCTAAAAGAAGAAAAAGCAGTTCAAAGAATTTTTTCTTTGTGA